In Mustela lutreola isolate mMusLut2 chromosome 1, mMusLut2.pri, whole genome shotgun sequence, one genomic interval encodes:
- the TIMM10 gene encoding mitochondrial import inner membrane translocase subunit Tim10, with protein sequence MDPLRAQQLAAELEVEMMADMYNRMTSACHRKCVPPHYKEAELSKGESVCLDRCVSKYLDIHERMGKKLTELSMQDEELMKRVQQSSGPV encoded by the exons ATGGATCCGCTCCGGGCCCAGCAGCTGGCTGCGGAGCTGGAGGTAGAGATGATGGCTGATATGTACAACAG AATGACCAGTGCCTGCCACCGGAAGTGCGTGCCTCCCCACTACAAGGAAGCAGAACTGTCCAAGGGCGAGTCTGTGTGCCTGGACCGCTGTGTCTCCAAGTACCTGGACATCCACGAGCGGATGGGCAAGAAGCTGACAGAGTTGTCTATGCAGGATGAAGAGCTGATGAAGAGGGTGCAGCAGAGCTCCGGGCCTGTGTGA